One Cynocephalus volans isolate mCynVol1 chromosome 5, mCynVol1.pri, whole genome shotgun sequence DNA window includes the following coding sequences:
- the LOC134379278 gene encoding LOW QUALITY PROTEIN: chorion-specific transcription factor GCMb-like (The sequence of the model RefSeq protein was modified relative to this genomic sequence to represent the inferred CDS: inserted 1 base in 1 codon), translated as MPADAVQGAGRVCSYGMKLNWDINDPQMPQEPAHFDPFREWPEGYVRFIYSRDEEKARRHLSGRAMRNTNNHHGHILKKSCLGVVLCARACALPGGAXLQLRPAICDKARLKQQQKACPHCHSALELMPCRGHSGFPVTNFWRLEGNAIFFQAKGVHDHPRPESKSETEARRSAIKRQVASFYQPQKKRNQESEARKNQDNSEHFSNIPPLENLELFDVITDTGFPIPGQPCPSFPNSDAYKATCGPATFQGDIMTPFQKYSNPRICLPRPACSYELAGPGFTSLSSYPTLYKDSTSVPNDADWIHLNTLQYNVNSYSSYERGFDFTSKQHGWKPALGKAGIGKRTDHGQFQTMAPHPYYNPELPCRYLTTPPPGAPALQTVITTTTKVSYQAYQPPALKYSDNVQEVKSLLSCNYASENAPMSMYPEALEPPATVTRAASPAGSLPLKLSGDCQAIRPTLAFPQESASSRTDGVETWDVCLSGLGSAVSCSDRVDPFFSYDNEDF; from the exons ATGCCGGCGGACGCGGTGCAGGGTGCGGGCCGTGTGTGCTCCTACGGGATGAAACTCAACTGGGACATCAACGACCCGCAGATGCCTCAG GAGCCGGCCCACTTCGACCCCTTCCGCGAGTGGCCCGAAGGCTACGTGCGCTTCATCTACAGCCGCGACGAGGAGAAGGCGCGGCGCCACCTGAGTGGCCGGGCCATGCGCAACACCAACAACCACCACGGCCACATCCTCAAGAAGTCGTGCCTGGGCGTGGTGCTGTGCGCGCGGGCCTGCGCCCTGCCCGGCGGCG CCCTGCAGCTGCGGCCAGCCATCTGCGACAAGGCGCGCCTCAAGCAGCAGC AGAAAGCGTGCCCCCACTGTCACTCTGCTTTGGAGTTGATGCCCTGTCGAGGGCACAGCGGATTCCCTGTAACCAATTTCTGGCGGCTTGAGGGCAACGCGATATTTTTTCAG GCCAAGGGAGTTCATGATCACCCAAGACCAGAGAGTAAATCAGAAACGGAAGCTAGAAGAAGTGCCATCAAGAGACAGGTGGCCTCTTTTTACCAGccccagaaaaagagaaatcaggaatcTGA A gcaagaAAGAATCAAGACAACAGTGAACATTTCAGCAACATACCTCCCCTGGAAAATCTGGAACTGTTTGATGTAATTACTGACACCGGTTTCCCTATTCCAGGGCAGCCTTGCCCCTCCTTCCCAAACTCTGATGCTTACAAAGCTACCTGTGGCCCAGCCACCTTTCAAGGGGACATAATGACCCcctttcaaaaatattcaaaccCAAGAATCTGTTTGCCCAGACCAGCTTGCAGCTATGAATTGGCAGGCCCTGGTTTTACAAGTTTGAGCTCCTATCCCACCCTTTATAAAGATTCCACCAGTGTCCCTAATGATGCAGACTGGATTCATCTTAACACACTACAATATAATGTCAATTCATACAGCAGCTATGAGAGAGGCTTTGATTTCACTAGTAAACAACATGGCTGGAAACCAGCGCTTGGAAAAGCTGGTATTGGGAAGAGGACTGACCATGGGCAGTTCCAGACCATGGCCCCTCACCCTTATTATAACCCAGAGCTTCCCTGCAGGTACCTCACGACTCCCCCACCAGGTGCCCCTGCCTTACAGACTgtgatcaccaccaccaccaaagtgTCCTACCAAGCCTACCAGCCACCTGCTCTGAAATACAGTGACAACGTGCAGGAGGTTAAGAGCCTTTTGAGCTGTAACTATGCTTCTGAAAATGCGCCGATGTCCATGTATCCAGAAGCCTTGGAACCTCCAGCTACAGTCACCAGGGCAGCCTCTCCAGCAGGGTCACTTCCTTTGAAACTTTCAGGAGATTGCCAGGCCATCAGACCCACTTTGGCTTTTCCTCAAGAGTCAGCTTCCTCCAGGACAGATGGAGTAGAGACTTGGGATGTGTGTCTATCTGGGCTGGGCTCTGCAGTTAGTTGCTCAGACAGAGTGGATCCATTCTTTAGCTATGacaatgaagatttttaa